The Mastacembelus armatus chromosome 14, fMasArm1.2, whole genome shotgun sequence genomic interval TGTGTAATCTGGTTAAAACTCTATATTTAGAAGTTTCATTTTATCACCCGTTCTTTTTGTCTAACACAGCCCTAATTGCTTTCTAAACATTACACACTACAATAAATTCTGAATGAACACAGAGTATTGTATGTAAACATCCACACTCACAAACCCATAAGAGTGATATACAAGCAGTCTGTTAAACAGCAATACGACAGAAAGCTGAGCTCATCACGTTACTATCCCCCAACCCTCTGGTATCCATTAAGGGatctcacactcactcataaATTACGTGCTGCTGTTTATAGCTGTCAAATAAAGTATGTAATTTATGGTTATTGGACCACACGGAAACCCAGTAAATTAAACAACTGACACTTGAGAAACTGCTGTAATTTTGACAGAAGCAACTGATTACACCTCTGATGGCACTGATCTTAATGATATCCAAACATACTGCATAAACATACCAATTTCTCTGTTTCCTAAATCTCTAAATTAGTTAGTGACCTATAGGCCCCACACTGGCAGatgtttttgctgcattttaacCTCAGCCTGTGACCAGGGCTGCGCAAAAACTGTTCCAGCTGTAATAAAAAATTGTAACAATTGCAATAAAAattgacactcatatttaattaTGTCCACAAGGCAAAACTATAATATCTCAGCCTCTGTTTTCCTCACAGGGCCATTCAGTTGCGGTCGTGTGAATTTGACCTCCACCTCTGGCACCAGGTCCATCATAAACCCACGGTCCCACAACATGACAGATGACACCGCACAGGAAGCCTTCTATGATGATAATACAACACAGTTATATGATTACTACGATCTCACCATGAATGATCCTGACCTGGTCAAAGCCTCTGTGGCCTCTGCAGCAGACATTCGTTCAATGAATTCAAATTCAAGCTCCTCTATAAATCCAGCTGAGGTTATCATGAACAGTGATGAGGCAGGTGATCCTGAAACACCTGCAGAAAAGAAGCAGCTGCACCCCTGGGCTTTCTTCCCTACACTTCCCACCATCACTgcagaagaaaacactgaaaagaggATTGTGGGAGGTGATGAAGCTCTTCCTGGAGAGATACCCTGGCAGGTACTGTGAGATGCAGATTGGAAATTTTAGGATAAGCCACATATGGATAACAACATGCAGTTaggtgatttttgttttcttccttctgtagaggtaaaaaaaaaaaaaaagaaaactttcatTTCTTGCCCACAGTCACTACATTAGTGTAAGTATGTGTCCATGGCCTTGAACCCAGTAACCTGCCTGTCAAAATGCATTTTGGAATGTATGCAGAATGCAGGGGTTTATTTCCTGTGGTGGAGGGATACACTGTACTTGTTGCATGCGCTCAGCAAGGAAATGTTTTTCAGGGAACAAGAAGTGGCAAACTTTTCTTAACTACACCACAACTGCAAAAGCTGCCAGTTTGTTATCCCAGCAAATTGAATTTGAAACTTGGACAAACTTTGGCATGAGTTTTTGCATAGACTAAAAGGTGTACAGTTGTGCAGTGATACCTCAATAGTACTTTAACACCAACTTTAAAAATCCTGAAATATTCATTTACATCTCACTGTACTACTGTTTCAGTGTTCCAAGGACcactattttttaaatatagattTCAAATATCCCTCAAACTCATTGAATTTCAATACAAAATTGATGAACTTGTCCCTTTATGGGTGACAGGGGTCAGAGCAGAAGTGTTACTCTAGCAAAAGGAAAGGGCATTAAAAAAAGAGACTACAATGGTGAGGGGTGAAGGCAGAATATGTGAGGAAAGGGGAACATTCAGAATTTTACCAGGGGACAGTGAAGCAGCAAATAagaatttgtgtgtttgtaggtgacCCTGATGGCTTACTCACAGGCCCATGGGAGAGTAATGCCCTTCTGTGGAGGATCTCTACTCAGTGAATTATGGGTAATCACTGCAGCCCATTGTCTGATACAAGAGGACAATGTCCCTAAACAAGGGTTCTTCGTCAGAGTTggtaataaaaacatacattatctttatctgtttatatccctaaaaacctgttttaaacAGTCAAAGGACCATATCACTTGTCATTTATTATAGTTCATgtacagtgtttaaaaaaataatggatATTTGACATGCATTTAATTAATTTGGTGTTATTGAACCCTTTTATTATCATTTGGTAATGTAGTTTCCAGTCAGGAATGTTTGAAAACCTCTGCATTGTTGGTGTTTTCAGAGAAGTTCTGTCAATTAAGATTTGAGAGTGGATAGATTGCTGTGTTTGAATATGTTGGTCCATGAACACACTACAAAGGAAATTCCCGTTGAAACTATCACACAGTGATTCAggtttggcaaaaaaaaaaaaaaaaagtgcactgGATGTTCACTTTTGATGATTTTCATTCTTCAAACAAATCATCATTAAATTGGTGAGACTCTTTTCCCCAGAATTTACcaaatttaacaaaatacagaaattgAATTTGGTTTacaaggtaaaaaataaaaaatcagcaGATAATAGGCAGATAGCTATAAAGTTACTGGAGGTCAGTAATGCATATTTCTCATCTTTTCAGGTTCACATAGAATAAAATAGCTTTGttgcatctgtttttgttgtaatgTTTCATGGactgttttaattttgtgcaaGTAAACTACTTCAGAACTCACACATTTGTATTTCAATGTATCTGTATTTTTAGGTGAACATGATGTGGATCAGGATGAGGGTCCAGAGAGAGACCATCTGGTGGAACTGCAGCATATCCACCACAAGTATGATTATAAGAAGTCACCATATAACCACGATATTGCACTGCTGAAGCTTGCCAATCCAGTGGAACTGTCCAATCAAAGGCGTCCTATCTGCCTGGGCCCCAAAGACTTTATAGAGAAGATAATGACAGAGTCCGGAGGACTCTCCCTGGTGAGCGGCTGGGGAGCGCTGAAGTACCTGGGCCTCAAGGCCACGAAGCTTCAGAAGCTGGCGGTCCCCTTCGTGGATCGTACCGCTTGTAAACAGAGCAGCCGCGACCACATCACACGCTTTATGTTCTGTGCCGGTTTCCACAGTGAACAGAAGGATGCTTGCCAGGGGGACAGTGGGGGCCCACATGCCACCAATTACAAAGGCACTTGGTTCCTGACAGGCATCGTCAGCTGGGGGGAGGAGTGTGCCAAGGATGGGAGGTATGGCATCTACACTCGAATCTCTCAGTACTACCCATGGATCAGTCAGACAACAGGGCTTCGAGTTAGCAACTAACATATGGAGTCATGTGTAGGCGTAACGGCTGTCAGTCAACAATACAATTTTTCTTGTTCCTCCACTGAGAAAGAAAGATTTTGTTCTACTGAACTGAGTTTTAATGTTAATTTGAACtttgcaataaaatacaatcaAAAATCATTCTCCTTAATTTCAACAGCTATGCaagaaaaactataaaatgCAGGCTTGTTTATGTTTGATTCAATATTAGAGCAAATTTAATATTCCTGAGCATAAAGGAAATAAGGGTATTTTTCCAAACTTTTCCTTTAAAAGCCCTGCAGACCCAAATTACTGTTTTTCTGGCTGATTAGCTCTCTCCTCAGGTTGAAGCTGAACTGAGCCAGTAATACTAATAATTACTTGATTGACTGCCTTGCTGGTGTCACCTCAACAGTGGCAGGGCAAAAACTCTTGAACAGTGTTGAGTAATGACAGTGGTATAAGAAATAATCTGAAACCCTCTAACCCCCTTAGCTGTATGGTTAGCAGGATAGCAACAGCAATCGACAGTAATCTACTCTAATGATGATGTTGCACTCCTTGAGACCATTGAACAAACCATCTATCAATCAACAGTCCTGAGAAAAGGTCTAATCAGAAAAGTGTCTTAAGAAACAACTAGGATCTACATAACTATGTTATGTAGAGAGAAAACATCACATTAGTCAGGCTTCAAATCTAATAATCATGTGCttatattttggaaaatagTCTAATATATTGTGCATTATAATACAAGCTTTCACAATAATTCAAAATATCCAAAAGTGCAAAATGAGCAAAAGCAACAAACACCAGTGAAAAAGATATATTATAGCCTGactaaacattaaacatcaaaCATTAGTGAGTATCACTGAACACAGATTTTAATAGTCTGCCACTCACTCTCAAGTGGTGGTAATGTTTCCACTGTGGCTGTGAAACACTTTGAAAATGAatctttatttagttttaagGTTAGTCTTAGGGTCTGTGTTTCCAGCAGGACTAGATGGTTCAGAGATGCAGCGAATCCTGCAGGAGTTTAATGCATCTATTGAGTGTCAATGTTTTTCCAAACAGGTGTTGATGTGTAGATGACTGAAGTCGTGTTTAACATCTAAGATATCACAGTTTACTATTGTTAACTCCAGTAATTTCACTGTATATGTCTGCATTTTGGATAAGAATCTACAGAACTAGTGGTGGTAAAATGGTGGTGTTTCCATAACACAATTAGCTTGAACACATCTTAATCGTTGCTTAAcaacatgaagaaaaatattaaagGTATTAAGTTGTCTGCCCTGATATTTAACAATTCATGGAGTAATCCCCAGTGTAACTTTAAGAGTTGGCAGTTTTAATTCTACACTACTTATAGTTACTACCCAACTCTGAGCACAGTGTCTCTGTTGGTGTATAATAGATCATGTGAAATGAACTGTCCATGCAGAGCAGCCAACAAAGAGAAACATACAGCTTTGTCTTGTCTCTGTGGTAATAGTCAtaattacagctgcagctgaggaGGATGAGCTTTGGTTGATGGTCAAGTTGCAGAATTTTCACCAATCAccacaaaaaaatttaaaaaatgaatataacaGATTATTACCAACCAGAGAAAATAAGAAGTACGCAAATTGACACAGTTTCACAATATGTGCAAGGTTTTCCACATTGGCTAGCAATAGCCTAACTAAATTACAACAATCAACTATAATGACAGCCTGTGTCCCTACACTGCATTTATTATGCAGATGTACTGCAGTGTTTTCCCCATGTCTTATTGATAACTGACTAACACTGCTGCGCTGGACACTGTTACAATGGCTGGATCAATTGACCTCTTTTTCACAGGACACATTTCACTTGTTATAGCAGGAGGGGCACAGGTGGAACTAACAGCTTTAACAATAGCTCTGCTCTGATGAAATTTCCCACTGAGCTATAAGACACAAGACCAAGGTAAAACTAAATGGAACAAAACCAGTATTAATGTTACTAAATCCACCTGTGCTTTTCTTGTTACAAAATCTCTAAATACCAGGTGTTGACCACAATTTAAGAGGATGTTCAATGACATTTACATATATACAACCCTCATCAACACCACAGCATGACAAAACAAGCCTGCATACAGTAACATCACATGCACAGCCTTTAGTGGTGTAGCTGGCTGCGATAGGAAAGACATTTAAATTCATTCAGAACGATGACACTGTAGGGTACATCTGTTTTCCATAGTGGACAGTGTTACTGTATACAAATAGAAACCACAACAATTAGCTGAGCTGTTTGGCACATGGACAGTAATGATATGTTATTAGGAACATGTATTATAATCTATGATTTCTCATAAGAAAATAGAAATGATAAAACCTGAAATTCTAAACAGATGTCCATTCTGTGTTTATGAATAAAAGCCCCTGTTCAGTGTCTTCAGTCCAGATAATTTACTGTATTAATGCTGgagataaagataaagaaagaaaatgctcCGGTAGTGAGAGGTCCATTTTCTTCTGAGCTTCCTTCTGTAACTTCCAACCTTCTGAAGTGAACAGTAGTTTGAAAAGTAAAGTATGTGGTTCATGTTGTGCTTCAGTCTGATAATGAATGTGATGGCAGGGGAGATGCCTCCTTTTGGTCAGGAAGTCGGTGGACTATATTTGGGCGTGCCTGTAGGTAATCAACAAAAACAGGAGGAGAATAGATCTGTCCTCTAGCCTCATTTATCCTCCGTTCTGATTGGTTGTCAGCAGGACTCTCCCAGAATCCTGTGCAGGTCTTCAGGCAAAACACGCCCTTCTTCACCACGACTTACATTTCTCACCCTcctgtaaacataaaacataaccATTTCAACAGTTTTCGCATCTCAGAGCCTGTTTGTATGTGAATTTTAAAGCATTTCTGAAAAACAGTACCACATTCCTGATGAGTCCTCATGGAGCAGCTGGATAACATCACCACAGTTAAAAATGATGTCATCAGTGCTGGCCATGGTGCTCTCTACCATGACTCTGTACCTTCCTGCCACCTGGTACCAGAGAAAAATGAGTAAAACCTAGAAGTAGCTTGGTCCCAATCAGCCCATAAAATCAATCCTGGGACATCGTCATGAACATAAAAAGCACAGGATGAAATACAACAGAGATGAACAATTTAACCTGTTTGCAATTGGAAGTGTTCTGTTTTATAGtggtcttttttaaaatgtcagccCATAGGGAAAATGCTTTGTTGCAGTATCATTGTTGGCCCCTGCAGCAATTTGGCAGTATGTCAAGCTCTCATACTAtaatacacacactgtaatacGGTACTCAGGCAAATTAACACTGTCCACTAAATGTAACAATATCTCACCAGAGGGGCAGGCTGATCCTCCTCCTCTGAGTCCGAGAGGTTGGAGAGGTCTGTTGCGCCCCAGTCCTCCAGGCCTTCACAGATTGCCACTGAGTGGGCATGGACAGGCCAACCTGCAGATGATAATCAGCTGAGACACCTCTAATGCCACACTTTTTTATTCCCTTTTATCTGATGATCTTAGTGTTGCTTTGTTTAAATCAGTCTTTGGGACTCACTGCGTCGGGGTGAGTGAACCACTGGGTCTGAGTGGGTGGGGCTATTATCAATTGACTCCTCCCTTCTGATCCTGTGGGAGTGGCTTGTTGTTGAGGAGCTGTGAGGAACAGGGAGACACGCTGAGCAGCCTCCCACCGATGCTCCGCCCCACGACACACACATCTCTGATGCACTAAACCCCGTCCCCAGGGAAACAAGACAAACCACAGCgaacaaaaccaacaacaacATCCACGGTGTCACAAAACAAGCTCATACCTCATCCATGTTTCGTAAATGAATACAGCATCCCACTGAGTTCACAGTCACATATATTTCAGCGTCTGATTTTAAGTTGATGTTTGAGTTTATAACACAAATGTCAATTTTATCACCAGTCGCTGCAATACATGGAAATATCATTTTGAGTACAGttttccacacacatacagggtGTAGTGTGTTACAGTGTAGTTTACCCTGCTTTAAGTAGTAGATGGGTAAAGTTTGTCCTATAAATCAAAAATGtatagaaagaaaatattatgtGATTGTAGGTTAAAATCACTGAAGTCATTGTCTTTGACACATTAACACCTCCCCATCTGCTAACTAAAGCAAaacaacacactcacaaatgCTATGTGACCTGCATTATGTATACAAACGTTCACAGTATCCCATTGGTCAGTAAGAATCCAGAACTCTCACAAAACAATCTCTGATAATATAATTATCCCACGCTCAGACTCTGAGAGTCTGTTTAGGATAATTTTTTAAGAAACTGAATTTCCATCATGAACACTTTCTGAATTGAGACTGAACAGAGATTAGAAGTCAGTCACCACCAGACATCAGGAGGTCACAGACTGACATAGGCAGGTCATGCTGAAAGACTCACCTGTCAGAGAGGGGGTTGTCTGAAAGTGGTAGAGGAGGTCCCTCTTCTGAGATAAGGAGACGACACAGAGACATGGCATGAATTTAAGTCAACTGAAATACACAACCAAATTCCTTTACAGAAGTAAGCAAAAAGGCTTAAACAGTAAATAGCATAAGCTGGCAATGAAAGAGTTGATGGGTTTAGAGTTCTCTTGACAGACAAAACTCAAGTTAAAAAATACTTcaaagacagatggaaagaTAGAGTTAGCAATGGAATCATAGCAGTAATAAAAACCTTGACGCAGTTTCTGCTGGTTGATGAGAATTTTTCGAATCTCTGTCAGCCAGGCAACTTTGACCTCCACTGTGGAAGCCTAAACAGACAgcacagcactgtgtgtgtatgtgtgtgcgtgaaaAAGCTAAAGTTTCTCTGTATAGTTAgctagaaaacaaaaagcagaagatGAAATACCTGAACTATGTACACTACTTCTCTGCCATTGTACCAGATTTCAAATTTCTTCACATCtcctttcacattttctgtaattCCCACTGCACTCATCTGCAGAAACAGataaatgtcatttcatttcaccATAACATGTCATGGTCACTGGTTGTACAATTCCTTTATAAATAGCAACTAACTAATTTTTGGTTCCCTATGCTGCAGCCTCCAAAATCAGATCGTAGTTGAATCAGTACTAGGAAAACCTAAAATAAGTGTCAGAAAGGGAAGATTTGTTGCAGGGCTGCTAAATTGGACTGCATTGCAAGTAGCTCTGTGTACCTAAGAAGGTGAGTGTACAATGTATTGTTACTCTGAGGCAGGATTTGAAGCTGTAGAAAGGTGTCCTGTCATGGTTGTCCTCGTCTCTGCGCTTGCAGAAGAGCAGGGCATGGTCATAGAGGAAGAGATGTCTTTGCATGGGTTTGAACCTGGCCAGCTCCTTCATTCGCACCGCTGCCCGCTTATGGCTGATCCACACGCTGAAGCCTCCCTGCATCACCACTCGACCCAGCTGACTTAGGTCACCCTGAGTccaacagacaggtggacagaaaaGACATTAACAAAGATAAACTGCAGTAATGGGCAAACAAAAACCTTTGAAATGAACCACTTTATAGGGATATTTAAGATACTAgcatcacacaaaacacattatttgGGCTACACTTCAACCATCTACATGAATACACCCAGCACTACTGGCTTGCAATAAACTCTAATAGCAAGACTATTATAGACCATAGAGTACCTCAGTCTATGAGGAGTCACCAAGTAGTTACCACTAAAAAAGCTTTTTTGTTCTGGGCAGTAGTTTGTCTTATCTCTCTTTTTTGAACACTCATTGTTTTCTATTTAACTGAAGGgacaaaaaaagtaaacaggACATATCTAGTTtattagatttttcttttcccaGGTAATAATATTGCATCTTAAATGAGAAGAACATAACtgagataaatgaaaaacatttaaagagtGAAACATCACACCTGTGGTAAAAAAAGAATTCTATTTACAGACACTGCAGTCACTAGGTTTATTGTAGTCAGACGACACGATGAGAACTTCTCTTGGACCATTTTATTTGATATTATATCATAAATCTGGTATCCAGTGACATGAAA includes:
- the f9b gene encoding coagulation factor IXb, with translation MAGVCLLALMAGLLLEVYGLAAEITQKNTGAVFVSPQAAHMMLVRQRRYNSGHLEEMLQKDNLERECKEEKCDMEEAREVFENDEKTMEFWVSYSDGDQCKPPPCQNDGVCKDGIGTYVCWCKPNFSGKNCEIEVPKQCLVNNGECSHFCVMQSQQPICQCATGYRLGSDKRSCEPTGPFSCGRVNLTSTSGTRSIINPRSHNMTDDTAQEAFYDDNTTQLYDYYDLTMNDPDLVKASVASAADIRSMNSNSSSSINPAEVIMNSDEAGDPETPAEKKQLHPWAFFPTLPTITAEENTEKRIVGGDEALPGEIPWQVTLMAYSQAHGRVMPFCGGSLLSELWVITAAHCLIQEDNVPKQGFFVRVGEHDVDQDEGPERDHLVELQHIHHKYDYKKSPYNHDIALLKLANPVELSNQRRPICLGPKDFIEKIMTESGGLSLVSGWGALKYLGLKATKLQKLAVPFVDRTACKQSSRDHITRFMFCAGFHSEQKDACQGDSGGPHATNYKGTWFLTGIVSWGEECAKDGRYGIYTRISQYYPWISQTTGLRVSN